In Oceanispirochaeta sp., the following are encoded in one genomic region:
- a CDS encoding class II aldolase/adducin family protein, with translation MNSYQKKFKDEINELVLAAIRLGELGYVTSHGGNLSYRVEQKVFLITPTKVVKRKMQFDDIVIIDDHGDVLFESPGRMPTGETPMHLALYRFRPDLNALVHAHPPVLTGFSMVDQDLLTRPLLPEPVLEVGPVLTVPYAEPVSDELAAQFEKYASQSNAWLMQNHGITLGSSEGIERAVDLLEMTEAMAVSASVAFRLGKVGSISIEEVMNMERTLSSRNMPRPGDPRTIKKLTDLFYKE, from the coding sequence ATGAATTCGTATCAGAAAAAATTTAAGGATGAAATCAATGAACTCGTTCTTGCGGCCATTCGACTTGGTGAATTGGGATATGTAACATCTCATGGAGGAAATCTCTCTTATCGGGTAGAACAAAAGGTCTTTCTGATTACACCTACCAAAGTCGTCAAAAGAAAAATGCAGTTTGATGATATTGTCATCATTGATGATCATGGGGATGTCTTATTCGAATCACCGGGGAGAATGCCTACGGGCGAAACCCCGATGCATCTTGCCTTGTATCGCTTCAGGCCGGACTTGAATGCTCTGGTACATGCCCATCCCCCCGTTTTGACGGGGTTTTCTATGGTGGATCAGGATCTTCTGACCCGTCCACTGCTCCCTGAACCTGTTCTTGAAGTCGGTCCGGTTCTCACGGTGCCCTATGCAGAACCTGTCTCGGATGAATTAGCTGCCCAATTCGAGAAATATGCCTCACAGTCCAATGCCTGGCTCATGCAGAATCATGGTATCACTTTGGGAAGTAGTGAAGGTATCGAGCGGGCTGTGGACCTGCTGGAAATGACAGAAGCCATGGCGGTCTCTGCTTCTGTGGCTTTCCGTCTGGGAAAAGTCGGGTCCATTTCAATAGAGGAAGTTATGAATATGGAAAGAACTCTTTCGTCAAGAAATATGCCCCGTCCGGGGGATCCTCGTACAATTAAAAAACTGACGGATTTGTTTTACAAAGAATAA
- a CDS encoding uroporphyrinogen decarboxylase family protein — MRPRERIECVLNNRTPDYIPIFPKISHAVCRVIKGMSMHDYMTDPRNMANAIIAAAKVYGWDGVGIMTDIANEGMAIGSKFKIPRVKSMI; from the coding sequence ATGCGACCGAGAGAGAGAATTGAATGCGTTTTAAACAATAGAACACCCGACTATATTCCGATATTCCCGAAAATAAGCCATGCCGTATGCAGAGTCATCAAGGGGATGTCCATGCATGATTACATGACAGATCCTCGAAATATGGCTAATGCAATTATAGCTGCAGCAAAGGTTTACGGCTGGGATGGTGTCGGTATTATGACAGATATTGCCAATGAAGGAATGGCCATTGGGAGTAAGTTTAAAATACCCCGGGTGAAGTCTATGATTTAA
- a CDS encoding sugar phosphate isomerase/epimerase, with product MNNKIGIHYGSFVSHWDDDQMPLISKVKSMGFDLLEFGALYLKNMSDENIAAFKDEAAKNDLALTLSLGMSPAEDIGSPDKMKREAGLTVLKDIAKAMSKAGISDCSGIVHGAWNGKIDSLEEKKEYWKNSVVSMKEASRTFEDLGVYFNIEVVNRFENFLINNCDEALSYISEVDSPNLGIHLDTFHMNIEEDSMVTAIIKSIEHLRYFHIGENNRKFPGLGSMPWKIIFETLKAMNYDKPITMEPFVKPGGEVGSAVSLYREIMDLSDYDAQIVQSLNFVRNLM from the coding sequence GAATAATAAAATTGGTATCCATTATGGAAGTTTTGTGAGTCATTGGGATGATGATCAGATGCCCTTGATTTCTAAAGTTAAATCAATGGGATTTGATCTTCTGGAATTCGGTGCTCTCTATTTGAAGAATATGAGTGATGAGAATATCGCTGCTTTCAAGGACGAGGCCGCAAAGAATGATCTTGCACTGACCCTCAGTCTCGGGATGTCTCCGGCCGAAGATATCGGATCACCTGATAAAATGAAGCGAGAAGCCGGCTTGACCGTTTTGAAGGATATTGCCAAAGCTATGTCTAAAGCAGGGATTTCTGACTGCAGCGGTATTGTCCATGGTGCATGGAACGGGAAAATTGACAGTCTGGAAGAGAAGAAAGAGTATTGGAAAAATAGTGTTGTATCCATGAAAGAGGCGTCAAGGACCTTTGAAGATTTGGGTGTTTATTTCAATATTGAAGTTGTGAATCGGTTTGAGAACTTTTTAATCAATAACTGTGATGAAGCTTTGTCATACATCTCGGAAGTGGATTCTCCCAATCTTGGTATCCATTTAGATACATTCCATATGAACATTGAAGAGGATTCAATGGTAACTGCCATTATCAAGTCTATTGAACATCTGAGGTATTTCCATATTGGTGAGAATAACAGAAAATTTCCGGGTCTTGGTTCAATGCCCTGGAAAATTATTTTTGAAACACTCAAGGCCATGAACTACGATAAACCTATTACAATGGAGCCCTTTGTCAAACCTGGGGGGGAAGTTGGATCTGCGGTCAGTCTGTACCGGGAAATAATGGATTTAAGTGATTATGATGCTCAGATTGTGCAGTCTTTGAATTTTGTAAGGAATTTAATGTAA
- a CDS encoding RpiB/LacA/LacB family sugar-phosphate isomerase has protein sequence MRYAIGCDPNAMEMKLLLAEDLKSAGHSVTDMGSEDVIYANVAIKVAEAVASGEYDKGVLVCGTGIGMNIAANKVKGAYAALVTDALSAEKARTSNNANIICMGANTLAYPLARKLLEIWDRQEFDTSSPSAPKVDAFVNYDKSRNKRV, from the coding sequence ATGAGATATGCAATAGGCTGTGATCCCAATGCGATGGAGATGAAATTACTCTTAGCTGAAGACTTAAAATCGGCCGGTCACAGTGTGACCGATATGGGAAGTGAAGATGTAATTTACGCCAATGTTGCTATTAAAGTGGCAGAGGCGGTGGCTTCGGGGGAATATGATAAGGGGGTTCTGGTCTGTGGTACCGGGATTGGCATGAACATTGCCGCCAACAAGGTAAAAGGAGCTTATGCCGCACTTGTCACAGATGCATTATCTGCCGAAAAAGCAAGAACAAGTAACAATGCAAATATAATATGCATGGGAGCCAATACCCTGGCTTACCCACTGGCAAGAAAACTTTTAGAAATATGGGACCGACAGGAATTTGATACGTCTTCTCCTTCAGCTCCCAAGGTGGATGCATTTGTCAATTATGATAAATCCAGAAATAAAAGGGTATAG